In Massilia forsythiae, one DNA window encodes the following:
- a CDS encoding mandelate racemase/muconate lactonizing enzyme family protein, whose translation MKIVDIREQTLPISSPIRNAYIDFSKMTLSLVAVITDVVKDGKPVVGYGFNSNGRYGQGKLMRERFIPRILEAAPDSLLDDSGANLDPHKVWDAMFTNEKPGGHGERSVAIGTIDMAVWDAVAKIAGKPLFQLLAERYGNGRPQREVFVYAAGGYYYPGQDHGKLKDEMRSYLDRGYTVVKKKIGGASLDEDLRRIDSILSVLQDGQKLAVDANGRFDLDTAIAYAKALSQYDLFWYEEAGDPLDFELQATLRNYYDKPMATGENLFSMQDARNLVRYGGMRADRDWLQFDCALSYGLVEYLRTLDMLHQHGWSRSRCIPHGGHQMSLNIAAGLGLGGNESYPDLFQPFGGFPDGVKVENGFITMPDLPGIGFEGKADLYREMQKLSA comes from the coding sequence ATGAAAATCGTCGACATCCGCGAACAGACCCTGCCGATCAGTTCCCCCATCCGCAACGCCTACATCGACTTCAGCAAGATGACGCTGAGCCTGGTCGCCGTGATCACCGACGTGGTCAAGGACGGCAAGCCGGTGGTCGGCTACGGCTTCAATTCGAACGGCCGCTACGGCCAGGGCAAGCTGATGCGCGAGCGCTTCATCCCACGCATCCTGGAGGCCGCGCCGGATTCGCTGCTCGACGACAGCGGCGCGAACCTCGACCCGCACAAGGTGTGGGATGCCATGTTCACCAACGAAAAGCCGGGCGGCCACGGCGAGCGCTCGGTGGCCATCGGCACCATCGACATGGCGGTGTGGGACGCGGTCGCCAAGATCGCCGGCAAGCCGCTGTTCCAGCTGCTGGCAGAACGCTACGGCAACGGCCGGCCGCAGCGCGAGGTATTCGTGTACGCGGCCGGCGGCTACTACTATCCGGGCCAGGACCACGGCAAGCTGAAGGACGAGATGCGCAGCTACCTCGACCGCGGCTACACCGTGGTCAAGAAGAAGATCGGCGGTGCCTCGCTGGACGAGGACCTGCGCCGCATCGATTCGATCCTGTCGGTGCTGCAGGATGGCCAGAAGCTGGCGGTGGACGCCAACGGCCGCTTCGACCTGGACACGGCGATTGCGTATGCCAAGGCGCTGTCGCAGTACGACCTGTTCTGGTACGAGGAGGCCGGCGATCCGCTCGACTTCGAGCTGCAGGCGACGCTGCGCAACTACTACGACAAGCCGATGGCGACCGGCGAGAACCTGTTCTCGATGCAGGATGCGCGCAACCTGGTGCGCTACGGCGGCATGCGCGCCGACCGCGACTGGCTGCAGTTCGATTGCGCCCTGTCGTACGGGCTGGTGGAATACCTGCGCACGCTCGACATGCTGCACCAGCACGGCTGGTCGCGCAGCCGCTGCATCCCGCACGGCGGGCACCAGATGTCGCTCAACATCGCGGCCGGCCTGGGGCTGGGTGGCAACGAATCCTATCCGGACCTGTTCCAGCCCTTCGGCGGCTTCCCGGACGGGGTCAAGGTCGAGAATGGCTTCATCACGATGCCGGACCTGCCTGGCATCGGCTTCGAGGGCAAGGCCGACCTGTACCGCGAGATGCAGAAGCTGTCGGCATAG
- a CDS encoding LysR substrate-binding domain-containing protein, whose protein sequence is MYTDAASEMTFFVLVARHGSLAAAARALDLTPPAATKRLAQLEARLGVRLVNRTTRRISLTAEGETYLAHATRILAAIRTMEDEVAGKGGDELRGLLRVNATLGFGRTAIAPLLSEFARRHPGVEVQMDVTDRPVDLAEHGVDLAIRFGAPPDKRLNARRVLSNRRFLCASPRYLQQHGAPALLDDLARHRCIVHRQNDDAYGIWRFRQGGEGGYDRTVKVHGALSSNDGDIVLGWALDGHGILIRSEWDLARYVESGRLKIVLPQYALPSADLFVVYLNRRNQAARTRAFIDFLVEHFAAAAPSSALPPAA, encoded by the coding sequence ATGTACACCGACGCCGCATCCGAAATGACCTTCTTCGTGCTGGTGGCGCGCCACGGCAGCCTGGCCGCGGCCGCGCGCGCGCTCGACCTGACGCCGCCGGCCGCCACCAAGCGCCTGGCGCAGCTGGAAGCGCGCCTCGGCGTGCGCCTGGTAAACCGCACCACGCGCCGCATCAGCCTCACCGCCGAGGGCGAGACCTACCTGGCGCACGCGACCCGTATCCTGGCGGCGATCCGTACCATGGAAGACGAAGTGGCAGGCAAGGGCGGCGATGAATTGCGCGGCCTGCTGCGGGTGAATGCGACGCTGGGCTTCGGCCGCACCGCGATCGCGCCGCTGCTGTCGGAATTCGCCAGGCGCCATCCCGGCGTAGAGGTGCAGATGGACGTCACCGACCGCCCGGTCGACCTGGCCGAGCACGGCGTCGACCTGGCGATCCGCTTCGGCGCGCCGCCGGACAAGCGCCTCAACGCGCGTCGCGTACTGTCGAACCGGCGCTTCCTGTGCGCGTCGCCGCGGTACCTGCAGCAGCACGGCGCGCCGGCGCTGCTGGACGACCTGGCGCGCCACCGCTGCATCGTCCACCGCCAGAACGACGACGCCTACGGCATCTGGCGTTTCCGCCAGGGCGGGGAGGGCGGGTACGACCGGACCGTCAAGGTGCACGGCGCGCTGTCCAGCAACGATGGCGACATCGTGCTCGGCTGGGCGCTGGACGGGCACGGCATCCTGATCCGTTCGGAGTGGGACCTGGCGCGCTACGTCGAGAGCGGGCGCCTGAAGATCGTGCTGCCGCAGTATGCGCTGCCGTCGGCCGACCTGTTCGTGGTCTACCTGAACCGCAGGAACCAGGCGGCGCGCACGCGCGCCTTCATCGATTTCCTGGTCGAGCATTTCGCCGCGGCGGCGCCGTCCTCGGCGCTGCCTCCCGCAGCGTGA
- a CDS encoding glutathione S-transferase family protein: MITIHHLGHSQSERIVWLCEELDLPYRLVHYTRDPATRLAPPELKALHPLGAAPLIEDGDLLLGESAAIVDYLIARHGGGRLKPGPAQPDYADFLYWFHFANGNLQPAFMRYLTARRAQPAADHPVTAAARERLERVLAHVDARLAGAPWLAGDEFSAADVMSVFSLTTMRLFQPFDLAPYPHIRGWLRRVGARPAYRRAMAEGDPDLAPLLD, translated from the coding sequence ATGATCACCATCCACCACCTCGGCCATTCCCAATCGGAACGCATCGTCTGGCTCTGCGAAGAGCTGGACCTGCCCTACCGGCTGGTGCACTACACGCGCGATCCGGCCACGCGCCTGGCCCCGCCCGAATTGAAGGCGCTGCATCCGCTCGGCGCCGCGCCGCTGATCGAGGACGGCGACCTGCTGCTGGGCGAATCGGCGGCGATCGTCGACTACCTGATCGCCAGGCATGGCGGCGGGCGCCTGAAGCCGGGCCCCGCGCAGCCGGATTACGCCGATTTCCTGTACTGGTTCCATTTCGCCAACGGCAACCTTCAGCCGGCGTTCATGCGCTACCTGACCGCCCGGCGCGCACAGCCGGCCGCCGACCACCCGGTCACGGCGGCGGCGCGCGAGCGCCTGGAACGGGTGCTGGCGCACGTCGACGCGCGCCTGGCCGGCGCGCCCTGGCTGGCCGGCGACGAATTCAGCGCGGCCGACGTGATGAGCGTGTTTTCGCTGACCACGATGCGCCTGTTCCAGCCGTTCGACCTGGCGCCCTATCCGCACATCCGCGGCTGGCTGCGGCGCGTCGGCGCGCGCCCCGCCTACCGCCGCGCGATGGCCGAAGGCGATCCGGACTTGGCACCGCTGCTGGATTGA